Proteins encoded by one window of Synechococcus sp. MVIR-18-1:
- a CDS encoding DUF2854 domain-containing protein yields the protein MNELISPGSLITIAGGVLTVVGALAYGAGNANLSLPTIFYGIPILLGGLALKSSELPPARRVTPKAKFREEREAASPELVKLLNDVTRWRYGQKAHLESSLEALKLWDEDKPSQLLEIEEISSEGGYGLRMRFACEAVGLERWQERRERLGRFFAKGLEAQILPLENDQLDLKLLPKSDATTSEHGEP from the coding sequence ATGAACGAGCTCATTTCGCCCGGAAGTCTGATCACCATCGCTGGCGGTGTCCTCACCGTGGTTGGTGCACTGGCCTACGGAGCTGGCAATGCCAATCTCAGCTTGCCCACCATTTTTTATGGAATTCCGATTCTTCTCGGGGGTCTTGCGCTCAAATCCTCAGAACTTCCCCCAGCACGCCGGGTGACACCCAAAGCAAAATTTCGCGAGGAACGCGAGGCTGCATCTCCTGAACTGGTCAAGCTGCTAAATGACGTCACGCGCTGGCGCTATGGGCAGAAAGCTCACCTCGAGAGCTCTCTCGAAGCGTTGAAACTCTGGGACGAGGACAAGCCTTCACAGCTGCTGGAAATTGAAGAGATCAGTAGTGAGGGTGGATATGGCCTCAGAATGCGTTTTGCCTGTGAAGCCGTCGGTCTCGAGCGCTGGCAAGAACGCCGCGAGCGCTTAGGTCGTTTTTTCGCTAAGGGTTTAGAGGCGCAAATCCTGCCGTTGGAGAACGATCAACTCGATTTGAAGCTGCTTCCAAAGAGTGACGCCACGACAAGCGAGCATGGAGAGCCCTGA
- the argB gene encoding acetylglutamate kinase: MDDSLRVSVLSEALPYIQRFAGRRIVVKYGGAAMVHAELRDAVFRDIALLASVGVQPVVVHGGGPEINTWLKRLNIPSEFRDGLRVTDADTMDVVEMVLVGRVNKQIVNGLNRLGASAVGLSGSDGRLVEARPWGDGNHGLVGDVARVNPDVLEPLLARGYVPVISSVAANPEGESHNINADTVAGELAAALEAEKLVLLTDTPGILRDRDNPDSLIRQLRLSEARQLIHDGVVAGGMTPKTECCIRALAQGVAAAHILDGRVPHALLLEVFTDAGIGTMVLGRG; this comes from the coding sequence ATGGATGATTCCCTAAGGGTCTCCGTCCTGAGCGAGGCCCTCCCTTACATCCAACGTTTTGCTGGGAGACGGATCGTAGTCAAGTACGGCGGTGCAGCCATGGTCCACGCAGAGTTGCGTGATGCCGTCTTTCGCGACATCGCCTTGCTGGCCAGTGTGGGTGTGCAACCTGTGGTTGTTCATGGCGGAGGCCCAGAGATCAACACCTGGCTGAAGCGGCTCAATATTCCCTCTGAATTTCGTGACGGCTTGCGCGTCACCGATGCCGACACTATGGACGTGGTGGAAATGGTTCTTGTCGGCCGCGTGAACAAACAGATCGTCAATGGACTCAACCGACTGGGAGCAAGTGCTGTAGGTCTCAGCGGTAGTGACGGCCGACTGGTCGAGGCACGTCCCTGGGGTGATGGCAACCACGGCTTGGTCGGCGATGTGGCACGGGTGAATCCAGATGTGTTGGAACCACTCCTGGCACGGGGATACGTTCCGGTGATTTCAAGCGTGGCTGCCAACCCGGAAGGGGAATCTCACAACATCAATGCCGACACAGTTGCTGGTGAGCTTGCTGCCGCACTCGAAGCGGAAAAATTGGTTTTGCTAACGGACACCCCAGGAATCCTTCGCGATCGTGACAACCCCGACTCCCTGATCCGACAACTCCGGCTGTCTGAGGCACGGCAATTGATCCACGACGGTGTTGTTGCCGGTGGGATGACGCCAAAAACCGAATGTTGTATTCGTGCCCTGGCTCAAGGGGTTGCTGCAGCGCACATCCTGGATGGTCGTGTCCCCCACGCCTTGCTCCTTGAAGTGTTTACAGATGCAGGCATCGGAACGATGGTTCTGGGCCGCGGTTAA
- a CDS encoding DUF3153 domain-containing protein has product MTNALAAAEAALERGDYGQCIALLEPLAEANPITNSQGAEIRMLLVTAWMGKGDESKALSICRLLTRCKDLEVRNRARQLLDVLEAPSLARPESWSMQLPTLEMDPSVGKRPKLLSRRKLPPPPPSPPTGPTRAPAAGFAVLVITVLVGLTLLLSGCVRITADLSLPGPDRVEMAWTIDSRSGLQLPWQDAFSQELKARQLPWNIRNAGNGHLEVKAPTQNSEEASALLSQTVAAAGRTAGLLLPAPTLKLDERNWLVGLKQELLLELDLSALDSLNELQIAVRLRDQASLRSLQSSPAMASKNAKGELIWPLTIGVQNRLQWSQWRWSRLGLGSLAILALLVLTAGLQRLRLLMGFGYPELPS; this is encoded by the coding sequence ATGACCAATGCACTGGCAGCCGCGGAAGCCGCTCTCGAGCGTGGCGATTACGGCCAGTGCATCGCACTGTTGGAGCCGCTAGCAGAAGCCAACCCGATCACGAACAGTCAAGGGGCTGAGATCCGCATGCTGTTGGTCACAGCTTGGATGGGGAAGGGAGATGAAAGCAAGGCGCTGAGCATCTGCCGACTGCTCACGCGTTGCAAGGATCTAGAGGTGCGCAACAGGGCGCGGCAGTTGCTGGATGTTCTTGAGGCGCCAAGCCTGGCAAGACCTGAGAGCTGGTCGATGCAACTCCCGACTTTGGAGATGGATCCAAGTGTGGGCAAACGTCCAAAGCTGTTGAGTCGCCGCAAGCTGCCGCCGCCGCCGCCATCACCTCCCACCGGTCCAACCAGGGCCCCAGCAGCAGGCTTCGCGGTGCTGGTCATCACCGTGCTGGTGGGGTTAACACTCTTGTTGAGTGGCTGCGTACGCATCACCGCAGACCTCAGTCTCCCTGGACCAGACAGGGTGGAGATGGCTTGGACAATCGACAGCCGCAGTGGCTTACAACTTCCTTGGCAGGACGCATTCAGCCAGGAGTTGAAGGCGAGGCAGCTGCCTTGGAACATTCGAAACGCAGGCAACGGTCACCTTGAGGTGAAAGCACCAACTCAAAACAGTGAAGAGGCCTCTGCACTCCTTAGCCAAACGGTTGCGGCAGCAGGGCGAACCGCCGGCCTTCTCTTGCCGGCACCCACCCTCAAACTGGATGAGCGCAATTGGCTTGTCGGTCTTAAGCAGGAGCTGCTCTTGGAGCTGGATCTCAGCGCTCTTGACAGCCTGAATGAGCTACAAATCGCGGTACGCCTTAGGGACCAAGCGAGCTTGCGCAGCTTGCAAAGCAGCCCTGCCATGGCGAGCAAAAATGCCAAGGGTGAGCTCATCTGGCCGCTCACAATTGGCGTTCAGAATCGTTTGCAGTGGAGTCAATGGCGCTGGAGCCGCCTTGGACTCGGCAGTCTTGCGATCTTGGCGCTGCTTGTGTTGACCGCCGGCCTGCAACGGCTTCGGCTGCTCATGGGTTTCGGCTACCCGGAATTACCGTCTTGA
- the priA gene encoding primosomal protein N' — protein sequence MNATPITDFSENPVRPPPVLVVVDVWLEAGRDGRTFTYCDRKQLNVRLGDLVQVSLRGRRIQGLVTACRTQPEDENRPLQPVEALLQPVAVGKAWRLWLEEMAQRCHTSPFRMLKAALPPGWLGQRVVSTVKERRLWWVSLSESSASLEADLPERQACLVAKLQELGGGAWQRDLVAAGFQAGLVQALVRRERLVRELRLATDGQRSTLSLGLAAATEAPRTLTDEQQVAIDTFKDQPDGGGVLLWGITGSGKTEVYLQLAADELAAGRHVLLLTPEIGLIPQLVDRCRSRFGSRVLEYHSGCTERERVRTWRNSLDAEEPLVIVGTRSSIFLPLSPLGLIVLDEEHDSSYKQESPMPCYHARDLAMARVQREGGRLLLGSATPSLETWIQLAPEGPLALARLQQRISAQPLPPVQIIDMRHELADGHRRLISRALMDRLSKLPEQGEQAVVLVPRRGYSTFVSCRSCGEVVQCPHCDVALTVHGKSTGHQWLRCHWCDHRAPVAANCGHCGSSAFKPFGAGTQRVLEQLESELEGLRLLRFDRDTTGGRDGHRRLLDQFAAGEADVLVGTQMLAKGMDLPRVTLAAVLAADGLLHRPDLRAGEQALQLLLQLAGRAGRGERPGQVLVQTYSPDHPVILHLVDGRYERFLEEEAQERREAGLVPYARACVLRLSGTSASTTATAAAVLAEQLRPGCINAGWQLIGPAPAPVARVAGRSRWQLLMHGPQASPLPLPPGSSLWDGLPSGVALAVDPDPLQL from the coding sequence ATGAACGCAACCCCAATAACCGATTTTTCAGAAAACCCCGTTCGCCCTCCGCCAGTTCTAGTGGTGGTCGATGTTTGGCTTGAGGCTGGTCGGGATGGTCGCACCTTCACCTACTGCGATCGCAAGCAGCTGAATGTCCGTTTAGGGGACCTTGTTCAGGTGTCTCTTCGCGGTCGTCGCATTCAAGGGTTGGTCACGGCTTGCCGCACACAACCTGAGGATGAGAATCGCCCGCTTCAGCCGGTGGAAGCTCTCCTTCAACCCGTTGCTGTCGGAAAGGCCTGGAGGTTGTGGCTTGAGGAGATGGCGCAGCGTTGCCACACCAGCCCGTTTCGAATGTTGAAAGCAGCTCTCCCTCCTGGTTGGTTGGGGCAGCGCGTGGTTTCAACCGTGAAGGAACGCAGGCTGTGGTGGGTGTCTTTGTCTGAAAGCAGCGCCAGTTTGGAGGCTGACTTGCCTGAGCGACAGGCCTGCTTGGTCGCCAAGTTGCAGGAGTTAGGAGGAGGCGCGTGGCAGCGAGATCTCGTTGCTGCAGGTTTTCAAGCAGGACTTGTCCAAGCTCTGGTGCGCCGAGAGCGTCTGGTTCGTGAGTTGCGTCTCGCCACTGATGGGCAACGAAGCACGCTGTCGCTGGGCTTGGCTGCGGCGACCGAAGCGCCAAGAACGCTCACTGACGAGCAGCAGGTTGCGATCGACACCTTTAAAGATCAGCCCGATGGTGGGGGTGTGCTGCTTTGGGGGATCACCGGTTCAGGCAAGACCGAGGTGTATCTCCAGCTCGCTGCTGATGAGTTGGCTGCAGGACGGCATGTGTTGTTGCTGACGCCTGAAATTGGTCTCATTCCCCAACTGGTGGATCGCTGTCGGAGTCGATTTGGTTCTCGAGTGCTCGAATATCACAGTGGTTGCACGGAACGAGAACGGGTCCGCACCTGGCGCAACAGCCTGGATGCAGAGGAGCCACTCGTCATCGTTGGCACCCGCTCCTCCATCTTTCTGCCGCTTAGCCCCTTGGGTTTGATCGTGTTGGACGAGGAGCACGACAGCTCCTATAAGCAGGAGTCCCCGATGCCCTGCTATCACGCCCGTGACCTCGCGATGGCGAGAGTGCAACGGGAGGGAGGTCGTCTGTTGCTTGGAAGTGCAACACCCTCCCTTGAAACCTGGATTCAGCTAGCCCCAGAAGGACCGTTGGCCTTGGCTCGGCTTCAACAGCGCATCTCGGCTCAACCTTTGCCCCCGGTTCAGATCATTGACATGCGCCATGAGCTCGCCGATGGCCATCGGCGCTTGATCAGCAGGGCGCTGATGGATCGGTTGTCGAAACTTCCCGAACAGGGGGAGCAGGCGGTTGTCTTGGTGCCACGCCGTGGTTACAGCACGTTTGTGAGCTGCCGCAGCTGTGGTGAGGTCGTCCAGTGTCCTCACTGCGATGTGGCGTTAACCGTTCATGGGAAAAGCACCGGTCACCAGTGGCTGCGTTGCCACTGGTGTGATCATCGAGCCCCGGTCGCAGCCAACTGCGGGCACTGTGGCTCGTCGGCTTTTAAGCCCTTCGGCGCTGGCACGCAAAGGGTTTTGGAACAGCTGGAGTCTGAGTTGGAGGGACTGAGGTTGTTGCGCTTTGATCGCGACACCACGGGTGGACGCGACGGACATCGGCGTTTGTTGGATCAATTTGCAGCTGGTGAAGCCGATGTCTTGGTTGGAACCCAAATGCTGGCGAAAGGGATGGATTTACCGCGCGTCACGCTTGCCGCCGTGTTGGCCGCTGATGGCCTGTTGCATCGTCCCGATCTCCGGGCTGGGGAGCAGGCGCTTCAGTTGTTGTTGCAATTGGCAGGCAGGGCTGGCCGTGGAGAGCGTCCTGGGCAAGTGCTCGTTCAGACCTATAGCCCTGATCATCCGGTGATCTTGCATTTAGTGGATGGCCGTTATGAGCGTTTTCTGGAGGAGGAAGCTCAAGAGCGCCGCGAAGCCGGATTGGTGCCCTATGCCAGGGCGTGCGTGTTGCGGTTGTCTGGGACGTCCGCATCTACAACGGCAACAGCAGCAGCTGTGTTGGCGGAACAACTGCGCCCCGGTTGTATTAACGCCGGTTGGCAGCTGATTGGCCCTGCTCCAGCTCCGGTGGCACGGGTTGCTGGTCGCAGTCGCTGGCAGCTATTAATGCATGGTCCACAAGCTTCGCCTTTGCCTTTGCCACCCGGGAGCTCTCTCTGGGATGGCTTACCCAGTGGTGTAGCCCTGGCTGTTGATCCAGACCCACTGCAGCTCTGA
- the rpoD gene encoding RNA polymerase sigma factor RpoD: MSPAATKLAQAKATPAPSIMMLADENGQAKQVKAKAKPASKAKAATKATTKTKASKIAPKAKTSKASSKAKATTTAANLDASADQLLAATETTASAAKAIEAAATKAKAEAKAKVLASIKVGPKGVYTEDSIRVYLQEIGRIRLLRPDEEIELARKIADLLHLEELAAQFESDNGKLPDTKEWAALVEMPVIRFRRRLMLGRRAKEKMVQSNLRLVVSIAKKYMNRGLSFQDLIQEGSLGLIRAAEKFDHEKGYKFSTYATWWIRQAITRAIADQSRTIRLPVHLYETISRIKKTTKVLSQEFGRKPTEEEIAESMEMTIEKLRFIAKSAQLPISLETPIGKEEDSRLGDFIEADIENPEQDVAKNLLREDLEGVLATLSPRERDVLRLRYGLDDGRMKTLEEIGQIFDVTRERIRQIEAKALRKLRHPNRNGVLKEYIK; the protein is encoded by the coding sequence ATGAGTCCTGCCGCGACCAAATTGGCACAGGCCAAAGCAACACCAGCGCCTTCGATCATGATGCTGGCCGATGAAAACGGTCAAGCAAAGCAGGTGAAGGCCAAAGCAAAGCCTGCCTCGAAAGCCAAAGCAGCAACAAAGGCCACCACCAAAACAAAAGCGAGTAAAATCGCCCCCAAAGCCAAAACCAGCAAAGCCAGCAGCAAAGCAAAAGCCACCACGACTGCAGCCAACCTGGACGCATCAGCGGATCAACTGCTTGCTGCTACGGAGACAACAGCAAGCGCAGCAAAAGCCATTGAAGCGGCTGCAACTAAAGCCAAAGCAGAAGCGAAAGCCAAGGTTTTGGCGAGCATCAAAGTAGGGCCTAAAGGCGTTTACACCGAAGACTCCATTCGGGTTTACCTTCAAGAGATCGGACGCATTCGCCTACTGCGGCCGGACGAAGAGATTGAATTGGCTCGCAAAATTGCGGACCTCCTGCATCTCGAGGAACTCGCTGCACAGTTTGAAAGCGACAACGGAAAACTTCCTGATACCAAGGAATGGGCAGCACTGGTTGAGATGCCAGTGATCCGCTTCCGTAGAAGATTGATGCTCGGGCGACGCGCCAAAGAAAAAATGGTGCAATCGAACTTGCGCCTGGTGGTGTCAATTGCAAAGAAATATATGAACCGAGGCCTGAGCTTTCAGGACCTCATTCAGGAAGGCAGCCTCGGTCTGATTCGTGCCGCAGAAAAATTCGATCACGAAAAAGGATACAAATTCTCGACCTATGCCACTTGGTGGATCCGTCAGGCCATCACCCGCGCCATCGCCGATCAGTCGCGAACCATCCGACTACCCGTTCACCTCTACGAGACCATTTCCAGGATCAAGAAAACCACCAAAGTCCTCAGCCAGGAGTTTGGACGCAAACCAACAGAGGAAGAAATCGCTGAATCGATGGAAATGACCATCGAGAAATTGAGATTCATCGCCAAGAGTGCCCAACTTCCAATTTCCCTCGAAACACCTATTGGCAAAGAAGAGGATTCACGACTAGGCGACTTCATCGAAGCCGATATCGAAAATCCAGAGCAAGATGTTGCCAAGAATCTTCTTCGCGAAGACCTTGAGGGAGTTCTTGCCACTCTGAGCCCTCGCGAGCGGGATGTCCTGCGCCTTCGCTACGGCCTTGACGATGGACGCATGAAGACATTGGAAGAGATTGGACAAATCTTTGATGTCACCCGTGAGCGGATTCGTCAAATCGAAGCCAAAGCTCTGCGAAAATTACGCCATCCCAATAGGAATGGCGTGCTCAAGGAGTACATCAAATAA
- a CDS encoding DUF6561 domain-containing protein has product MPGPVVNGVRKDGLPALDQATSAKEVLPFLPLLNEGTIKLILLSSGGVLMARLRNTTDPDGERAYQLIRPLSVIQASSDQPWQLQPYLEGLTSQKNIVVYKAAVASILDPDPRLLQVYARNTSQECPPSETPVERLKRAFQEFTECIEDAS; this is encoded by the coding sequence ATGCCAGGGCCTGTGGTTAACGGAGTTCGTAAAGACGGTCTGCCTGCTCTGGATCAGGCAACGTCTGCTAAGGAGGTCCTCCCATTTTTGCCACTCTTGAATGAGGGCACGATCAAATTGATCCTGTTGAGCAGTGGCGGTGTCTTGATGGCGCGGCTTAGGAACACAACCGATCCAGATGGCGAACGGGCGTACCAATTGATCCGTCCGCTCAGTGTGATCCAAGCCAGCTCGGATCAGCCTTGGCAATTGCAGCCTTATTTAGAGGGCTTGACGTCGCAAAAAAATATTGTGGTTTACAAAGCTGCAGTGGCATCCATTCTTGACCCTGATCCTCGGCTGCTTCAGGTCTATGCACGCAATACATCCCAGGAGTGTCCGCCTTCAGAGACACCTGTTGAACGACTAAAGCGAGCTTTTCAAGAATTTACTGAATGCATTGAGGATGCTTCATAG
- the hemC gene encoding hydroxymethylbilane synthase — MALEHLRIASRRSQLAMVQTNWVKAELEKAHPGLAISVEAMATQGDKILDVALAKIGDKGLFTKELEAQMLVGRAEIAVHSLKDLPTNLPEGLMLGCITEREDPADALVVNSKNAEYKLETLPEGSIVGTSSLRRLAQLRYHYPHLQFKDVRGNVITRLEKLDSGNYDCLILAAAGLSRLGFGDRIHQSIPGNISLHAVGQGALGIECVCDRPEVMELIQVLNHEPTSARCLAERAFLRVLEGGCQVPIGVNSHIQGDTIQLTGMVASLDGKRLIRDEQAGPLADPEAVGRDLAHKLKDQGAGEILQEIFEQERGQ; from the coding sequence ATGGCCCTAGAGCATCTGCGCATCGCCTCCCGCCGCAGCCAGCTGGCCATGGTTCAGACCAATTGGGTCAAAGCAGAATTAGAAAAAGCCCACCCCGGCCTTGCCATATCAGTTGAGGCAATGGCAACCCAAGGGGACAAAATTCTCGACGTTGCCCTCGCGAAGATCGGAGATAAAGGCTTATTCACCAAAGAGCTGGAAGCTCAAATGCTGGTGGGCCGTGCCGAGATCGCCGTTCACTCCCTAAAAGACCTGCCCACGAATCTTCCCGAGGGGCTGATGCTGGGTTGCATCACCGAACGGGAAGACCCCGCCGATGCCTTGGTGGTGAACAGCAAGAACGCTGAGTACAAACTCGAGACACTGCCAGAGGGTTCCATCGTTGGAACGAGCTCTCTACGTCGCCTTGCCCAACTGCGCTACCACTATCCCCATCTTCAGTTCAAAGACGTTCGTGGAAACGTCATTACGAGACTTGAGAAGCTCGACTCAGGCAATTACGACTGTTTAATTTTGGCCGCAGCTGGCCTCAGTCGACTCGGCTTCGGCGATCGAATTCACCAAAGCATCCCCGGAAACATCTCTCTTCATGCAGTGGGACAAGGAGCTCTAGGGATTGAATGCGTTTGCGATCGTCCCGAAGTGATGGAGCTGATTCAAGTGCTAAACCATGAACCAACTTCAGCCCGCTGCTTAGCAGAACGAGCATTCCTGAGAGTTCTGGAGGGCGGTTGCCAAGTGCCAATCGGCGTCAATAGCCATATTCAGGGGGACACAATCCAGCTCACTGGAATGGTGGCCAGCCTTGATGGCAAACGACTCATCCGTGACGAGCAAGCTGGCCCCCTAGCCGACCCTGAAGCGGTGGGACGAGACCTCGCCCACAAGCTCAAGGATCAAGGAGCCGGCGAGATCCTTCAGGAGATCTTTGAACAGGAACGAGGCCAGTGA
- a CDS encoding L,D-transpeptidase, which yields MGLKCASCVPLSSLGLLASSLLVAAPALSQAQPIQVSMAVRPPEQGRVVLDLGRRQISVVRQGQTLGPWPVAIGDPKTPTPSGLFKVENMMMNPQYQSTKSGKLHPKRGLQSPLGHRWIGFLRSGPNQFGIHGTPWPHWVKTRASVSNGCVRMLNAHVQKLYDHVEVGMAVEIKR from the coding sequence ATGGGTCTCAAATGCGCCTCTTGCGTTCCTTTGTCTTCACTGGGATTGCTCGCTTCCTCTCTTCTCGTGGCGGCTCCAGCGCTGTCTCAGGCCCAGCCCATCCAAGTGTCGATGGCTGTTCGTCCTCCAGAGCAAGGGCGTGTTGTCTTGGATCTGGGCCGCAGGCAAATCAGCGTTGTGCGCCAGGGCCAGACCCTTGGCCCATGGCCGGTAGCCATTGGTGATCCCAAGACCCCTACGCCCTCTGGGCTGTTCAAGGTCGAGAACATGATGATGAACCCTCAGTACCAGAGCACTAAGTCAGGGAAGCTGCATCCCAAACGTGGTCTTCAAAGCCCGTTGGGGCATCGCTGGATTGGTTTCCTGCGAAGTGGACCCAATCAATTCGGAATTCATGGCACTCCCTGGCCTCATTGGGTGAAAACCAGAGCGTCGGTATCCAACGGCTGTGTACGCATGTTGAATGCGCATGTTCAGAAGCTGTATGACCACGTGGAAGTGGGGATGGCAGTGGAAATTAAGCGTTGA
- a CDS encoding inorganic diphosphatase, with protein MANLDQAPSRSMPNLLHVLPAFADEAELRLNTIVELNSNTINKYELITETGHLKLDRVGYSSLAYPFAYGCIPRTWDEDGDPLDIEIVNVTEPLIPGSIVEARIIGIMTFDDGGEVDDKVIAVLADDKRVDHIKSFEDLGEQWKKETTYYWEHYKDLKKPGTCTVNGFFGTEKAVEIIKSCEARYMTDIDPKLVD; from the coding sequence ATGGCCAATCTCGACCAGGCTCCAAGCCGCAGCATGCCCAACCTGCTTCATGTGCTGCCGGCCTTTGCTGATGAGGCTGAGCTACGCCTCAACACCATCGTGGAGCTCAACTCCAACACGATCAACAAGTACGAGCTCATTACGGAAACAGGCCATCTCAAGTTGGATCGGGTCGGTTACTCCTCTCTGGCTTATCCCTTTGCCTATGGCTGTATTCCTCGTACCTGGGACGAGGACGGAGATCCTCTTGATATTGAGATCGTGAATGTGACCGAACCCTTAATTCCAGGTTCGATCGTGGAAGCAAGGATCATCGGCATCATGACCTTTGATGATGGTGGTGAGGTTGATGACAAGGTGATCGCCGTATTGGCCGATGACAAGCGTGTTGATCACATCAAGAGCTTTGAAGATCTTGGTGAGCAATGGAAGAAAGAAACCACTTATTACTGGGAGCACTACAAGGATTTGAAGAAGCCAGGAACCTGCACGGTGAATGGATTTTTTGGTACCGAAAAGGCTGTGGAGATTATCAAGAGCTGCGAAGCTCGCTACATGACTGACATCGACCCTAAGTTGGTTGACTGA
- a CDS encoding carboxypeptidase M32 has translation MGSRTTAWDRLGDYLHQTKITGSIASTLYWDQNTRMPSAGASWRGEQLALLAIQLHSRQSSREYADLIQEARVEWSQSGLSTTEKLACGRNLDLLEQDLGRQQALDPALVAALATAKADGYNNWQQARAKSDFGLFAPSLRSIIGLRQEQARQLAEPRSCWETLAQPFEPDLTLKRLQELFAPLRQRLPELLQRAGGQPRQRELSWDLPEPSQQQLCDTLLSSWGRDASITCVARSPHPFSITLGPSDYRITTRVVPGQPLSCFLATAHEWGHSLYEQGLPDQKHQWFAWPLGQATSMAVHESQSLFWENRVARSQPFAQQWWKEFEAAGAPLPSADALWRAMNPLAPGLNRVEADELSYGLHIMIRTDLEIALLEQGLPVEELPAEWNRRYGELLGVTPANDAEGCLQDVHWSEGLFGYFPSYLLGHLISAQLSEAMAAAIGCPEDHVRRGDVSPLLDWLRQHVHPVGRAMNAEQLVQSVSGRALTPEPFLRYLEDKLDRVLATSPVGGT, from the coding sequence ATGGGATCCAGGACCACGGCCTGGGATCGGTTAGGCGATTACCTGCATCAGACCAAAATCACGGGCTCCATTGCGAGCACGCTGTACTGGGACCAAAACACGCGCATGCCCTCCGCCGGGGCCTCCTGGCGTGGAGAGCAACTGGCACTACTGGCGATTCAATTGCATTCCCGGCAAAGCTCTCGGGAGTATGCCGATTTAATTCAGGAAGCTCGTGTTGAGTGGAGCCAGTCAGGGCTTTCAACGACGGAAAAGTTGGCTTGCGGCAGGAATCTTGACTTGCTCGAGCAGGATCTGGGCCGGCAACAGGCGTTAGATCCTGCTTTGGTAGCAGCGTTGGCAACGGCCAAAGCCGACGGCTACAACAACTGGCAACAAGCTCGTGCCAAATCGGATTTCGGCTTATTTGCTCCCTCCTTGCGCTCCATCATTGGATTGCGTCAAGAACAGGCTCGACAGCTTGCTGAGCCGCGCAGTTGTTGGGAAACACTGGCTCAACCATTTGAGCCGGATCTCACCTTGAAGCGTTTGCAGGAGTTGTTTGCACCGCTTCGCCAGCGCTTGCCAGAGTTGTTGCAACGCGCTGGAGGGCAGCCACGTCAGAGAGAGCTCAGTTGGGATCTCCCTGAACCATCACAGCAACAGCTCTGCGACACGTTGTTGAGCTCCTGGGGACGGGATGCGTCGATCACCTGTGTTGCGCGATCCCCCCATCCCTTCTCGATCACGCTTGGTCCGAGCGACTACAGAATCACGACCAGAGTTGTTCCAGGGCAACCGCTGTCCTGTTTCCTGGCTACGGCCCATGAATGGGGCCACTCACTGTATGAGCAGGGTCTTCCAGATCAGAAACATCAATGGTTCGCCTGGCCTTTGGGGCAGGCGACATCCATGGCCGTGCACGAAAGTCAATCTCTATTTTGGGAAAATCGGGTTGCAAGAAGTCAACCGTTTGCGCAGCAGTGGTGGAAGGAGTTTGAGGCTGCCGGGGCTCCTCTCCCATCAGCAGACGCTCTCTGGAGGGCGATGAATCCTTTAGCTCCTGGTTTGAACCGGGTGGAGGCCGATGAGCTCAGCTATGGATTGCACATCATGATTCGAACGGATCTAGAAATTGCCTTGCTCGAGCAAGGCCTTCCGGTGGAGGAGCTTCCTGCTGAATGGAATCGGCGTTACGGCGAGCTTCTTGGCGTGACACCAGCCAATGATGCAGAGGGCTGCCTTCAGGATGTTCACTGGAGCGAAGGACTGTTTGGATACTTCCCTTCGTATCTGCTTGGACATCTGATCAGTGCTCAGCTGAGCGAGGCAATGGCCGCTGCGATTGGTTGCCCCGAGGACCATGTTCGTCGGGGTGATGTCTCACCCTTGCTGGACTGGCTCCGTCAGCATGTGCATCCCGTCGGACGGGCCATGAATGCCGAACAATTGGTTCAGTCCGTGAGTGGTCGAGCCCTGACGCCTGAACCATTCTTGCGCTACTTGGAAGACAAACTCGACCGGGTTTTAGCGACGAGCCCAGTCGGCGGCACGTAA
- a CDS encoding DUF6737 family protein: MRLRLDECWGWLLQEKVGLNVNQQPVAFWSLKPWWCQPWSIVLTGVVITLGSWQFLHRLWITLPITLAILAWWMLFLVIVPTAYRRQEEIQLLP; encoded by the coding sequence TTGCGACTCCGGTTGGATGAATGTTGGGGCTGGTTATTGCAGGAAAAAGTAGGTCTGAACGTGAATCAACAGCCAGTTGCTTTTTGGTCTCTGAAACCGTGGTGGTGTCAGCCCTGGAGCATTGTGCTCACAGGCGTTGTCATCACACTTGGCAGCTGGCAATTCCTACATCGACTTTGGATCACGCTTCCCATCACCCTGGCAATTTTGGCCTGGTGGATGTTGTTTCTGGTGATTGTGCCCACTGCGTACAGAAGGCAAGAGGAGATTCAACTCCTGCCTTGA